A genomic segment from Aegilops tauschii subsp. strangulata cultivar AL8/78 chromosome 1, Aet v6.0, whole genome shotgun sequence encodes:
- the LOC109751890 gene encoding uncharacterized protein, which produces MSSFGPSPTQVWTAFGEKWTARGWVGRAVLSFPGPPVGGTKHHPDAPFRAISPQTLPRPKKKAKGPRKPRSECTPAELGKMDAKSVKRRNQRAVIKGKNVAAKFAAERAALEAEQRKAEFMENVIYEGGHGGAYDPNETQSQDGCAQYVADEDNEAHDHADYDHGDSWHEDDDIYCEGDGAEEEGIDIGDEPLFIDELTRRAEAQKRKKSIHKAFQSLEAFKARHNDKPFTLIHCWTLINNCPKFKDQYRELQRKRGKKTVVLARGGDGEALMRPSGKTNSKVDDIRDASSMALHETLHGMMSQKDVRDEKKQQSKDEQMEQYLELQRKKLEMEEAAKKRKIDMEEASRQKQLDIEAANVTAKQRQLDIEATNAATKAKEVPLLSMSMDLTNMSEKMRSWFEARQKEMFDADGLN; this is translated from the exons ATGTCGTCTTTCGGCCCATCCCCGACCCAAGTTTGGACCGCTTTTGGGGAGAAATGGACAGCGCGCGGATGGGTGGGACGCGCGGTATTGTCCTTCCCTGGCCCGCCCGTTGGTGGCACAAAACACCACCCCGATGCCCCATTTCGCGCCATTTCCCCGCAAACCCTCCCACGTCCC aagaagaaggccaagggtcCGAGGAAGCCGCGGTCGGAATGCACGCCGGCGGAGCTCGGAAAGATGGACGCGAAATCGGTGAAGAGGAGGAACCAGAGGGCGGTCATCAAGGGCAAGAATGTCGCGGCTAAGTTCGCCGCCGAGCGCGCTGCATTGGAGGCCGAGCAGCGCAAGGCCGAG TTCATGGAGAATGTCATCTACGAGGGTGGGCATGGCGGTGCCTACGATCCCAACGAGACCCAAAGTCAGGATGGCTGCGCCCAGTACGTTGCCGATGAAGACAATGAGGCCCACGACCATGCTGACTACGACCATGGTGACTCGTGGCATGAAGATGATGACATCTATTGCGAAGGTGATGGTGCTGAAGAAGAAGGCATTGATATTGGGGACGAGCCATTGTTCATCGACGAGCTCACCCGAAGAGCGGAAGCACAAAAGAGGAAGAAGAGCATTCATA AGGCATTTCAATCTTTGGAAGCATTCAAGGCCCGGCACAATGACAAGCCATTCACTCTTATCCATTGTTGGACGCTCATCAACAATTGCCCTAAGTTCAAAGATCAATACCGTGAACTtcaaaggaagagaggcaagaagACGGTCGTGTTGGCCAGAGGTGGAGATGGTGAGGCGTTGATGAGGCCGAGTGGCAAGACCAACTCCAAGGTGGACGACATACGTGATGCGTCATCCATGGCCTTGCATGAGACTTTGCATGGCATGATGTCTCAAAAGGATGTGAGGGACGAGAAAAAGCAACAAAGCAAGGACGAGCAAATGGAGCAATACCTAGAGCTTCAAAGGAAGAAGCTTGAgatggaggaggcggccaagaagagGAAGATCGACATGGAGGAGGCATCCCGGCAAAAgcagctcgacatcgaggccGCCAATGTCACGGCCAAGCAGAGGCAACTCGACATCGAGGCCACCAATGCCGCAACCAAAGCAAAGGAGGTGCCCCTACTGAGCATGAGCATGGACTTGACCAACATGAGTGAGAAGATGAGGAGCTGGTTCGAGGCCAGGCAGAAGGAGATGTTCGACGCCGACGGCCTGAACTAG